ccttgagctcggcgagacgtGCAGTGCTCGCATCAGAGCGCTGCCGGAagcgctccaggcgctcctcctccccgcccagctcggcgtgcatgGCGCACAGACGAGGGAAGAAACGAAGTACACACCTCCACAACCTCCACCAtggccgccgcgggcgaACGCGTGTGGAGCGCCttgctcgccggcgcgcggcgcgaggccggcgcgacgacggtcgtgctcggcgatcCGGGGTCGGGCAAGTCGACGCTTGTTGCGAGTATCTGTGCGAAAGCGCCAAAGAAGgaggcggccggcgcgctcgactaTACCTACACACACGACGAGCACGGGCTCGTGCATGTCTATACGCTGCACTCGGCggacgcgagcgtcgcggcgacgctccCGTACGCGTTCCCGCCGGTGAGCGAGGGGCGAGCGTCGCTGCATGcggtgcgtggcgcgcgcttTGTGCTTGTGCTCGACTGGCACGCACCGTGGCGGtttgtcgagcagctcgaggcgtggctcgcgctcgtgcgccacgTCGTGGGGTCTGCCTacgcgcccgacgaggacgcggtgcgtgctgcgatgcagcacgagcgcgtgcatGCGCTGGGCGggggccgcgcgctcccccccggcctcctcgccgaAAACCTCGGCGTGGAGATCACGATTGTGCTCGCCaagagcgacgcggtgccgcACCTCCTCAGCGAGCGGCACATtaccgaggcgcagctcgactATGTGCAGCAGGTCGTGCGTACGATTGCCATGCGGTACGGCGCGGGGATCgtcgcgacgtcgcggcaGCGCCCCGGCTCGttcgaggccgcgcgcgcgttcCTCGCCACGGGCGCCGGCACGGCCTCTACCaacgacgcggcgctcctgtGCGTCCCGCGGAGCTGGGACTCGTGGAGCAAAAttgcggtgctcgacgagtcgTTTTCGTCGCAGGacacggccgcggcgtgggAGGCGGACCTCGGCGGGGCCGAcgtcctgcgcacgcagtacgcgcagcgcgtcccccccgcgcggcgcgagcgaggcgcaggccgcggtGCCGATGCCCGACTCTGCCGCgttcctcgcgcagctctacgcgcagcagcaggcgtCCGGCGAGGCGTCCGCGGACGACGTCccgggcgccgcacgcaacGTCCTGGGCCCCccgtcgccgcgtcgacgctcgacatgcccgcggtcgaggcggcgctcgccgagcagcaggcgcgccccgacgagacgccgcggcgcacgcgcctgaCGATGGCCGCCGCAGACCTCGAGCCGCAGGCCAACTCGCCGGGCGTCACGACGCCGAAGCAGACCGAGGTGCTACACAGCTTCTTCCAGAGCCGTACGTCGTGCTACTTACACAGTCCTCAAAAAGCCGGGCAGCCCGGGCTcggcgcccggcacgccgagcgcccggcggcCACGCGCGAGGGACGAGTCATAGGGTATCTTTCCATTCATTCTCCTTGTCGTTTgcatcgtgcgccgcgcgcatcgcgcgggTCAGCacgtgcgtcggcggcggatGGTCCGTCGCGCGGGGGTCTTGGTACACTGCAAAACTGGGGCACCGCGGGCCGAGCGACAtgtcgtcgaggccgctgatcagcgccgcgacggacggcgcacgcggcgagcgcacgcgccgccgcggcatcggcggcgtgaggtgcgcacgcaccgcgtgCTGCCGGGTGTGGTGGGTGCGtgtcgcgagcggcgacgcttgtgcgagcgccgccgcatcgcgccgtGTATCCGGCGGGGGCGGCGTGCCCCCGCCCGTTCCTttgccggcctcggcggcagACCGCCGCTGgacctcggccgcgtccaGCTCCGCGAggggcgtgcgccgcatcgaaCGAGGCATAAGCAACACCGACGCGTTGCATCACGTGAGGGTATACTATGGCGCGtcccagcgcgcggcgcgctgctcgtactcggcgaggcgcgcggcggcgatcgggaacgcgtgcagcgcctcggccgcgggcaccagctcgggcggcgcggcgagggcgtctgcgccggcgacgccggtgcgcacgcgcttgcGTGCGCGTGTCTTTTTCGGCATGCGGTCCATGGCCGCACACACCTCCCGTAGCGTGTCGTAGGTGGCGAACCAcgcgtgcgacggcgcgaggagcgcggggtcgagccacgcggaatccggcgcgtcgccgtcgagcgtggcggccgcgggatcgacgtcggcgacggccgcgcggcggttcggcgggcgcgcgacgctcgcaacctgcggcgcccacggcccctcggcgctgggcgcgggcggctgGTACAGGGGATCGCGTGCGTACGCCTcttcgtcgcgcagcgcgtccgaTGCGAGCATGCGCGGGGCAAGCGCGCTCTccagcgccggcgggcgCTCGGGCAGCACCTGCTCAATgacctgcagcgcctcccACACACGCCCCGAGcacgcgagcgccacggcgaGCTGGTTAAAGTTGTGTGCGTCAAATGCGAATCCGTCACGCTTGACGCGCTGCCAGATCTGTGCGATGCGCTTAAACTGCCCGTCGTGCGTGAGGGTGGCCATAATGATCGACAATGGGAAGCACAGCATGCTCCGCTGGTCAgcgccgaccgacggcACCCGCTCGATCGTGTGCAGGTACAGCTCGTCCCacacacgcagcgcgccctcgacgtcgcccgcgTACCGGTACGCATTCAGCAGCGACGTCCACGCccgcagcgacggcgacgcaggcgcacacgcggcgcgcagctgcgcaaagagcgcgtccgccgcctcgagctcgccgcgccggctgTGCACGTGGATCAGGGGGAGCAGCATGTTTTCGTACGCGACGCcttcgccgagcgtcgtgcggcgctcggcggcggcgctcttgGTGAGCTGCATCGCAagctcgccggcgacgtgcgaCGTCGGATCGCTCTCGGCGTACGAGCGGATCAGCACGCCGTACGTCACCGGGCTCGGCTCCATGCCCCGCGCACGCATCGCGTCGAGGTagtgccgcgcacgccgcgacttgccggcacgcagcaggGCGTGCAGGAGGATCGTATAGTGGTGGAgtgtcgcgccgccgtgcgacggcacgagcgcctcgtccatcagctcaaagagcgactcggcgaggcgcaggtcgcgcgcgtcgcacgcgctcTGCAGCACCAACGCGTAGGTGCGCTCGTCCGGCACCAGGCCGTGGCGCCGCATGGACCAGAGCAgacgcagcacgcgcgagacgggcgcgccgcgcagcacatGCGCTTTGAGCATCGTCGTGTACACCGCTGCATCGGGGCGCATCGCGGGACGGGGGTGCTGCTGCAGGTACCGGAACGTGCCAAATGCCGCGCTCCAGTGCCCG
This sequence is a window from Malassezia japonica chromosome 5, complete sequence. Protein-coding genes within it:
- a CDS encoding uncharacterized protein (EggNog:ENOG503NZ2G; COG:N) yields the protein MAAAGERVWSALLAGARREAGATTVVLGDPGSGKSTLVASICAKAPKKEAAGALDYTYTHDEHGLVHVYTLHSADASVAATLPYAFPPVSEGRASLHAVRGARFVLVLDWHAPWRFVEQLEAWLALVRHVVGSAYAPDEDAVRAAMQHERVHALGGGRALPPGLLAENLGVEITIVLAKSDAVPHLLSERHITEAQLDYVQQVVRTIAMRYGAGIVATSRQRPGSFEAARAFLATGAGTASTNDAALLCVPRSWDSWSKIAVLDESFSSQDTAAAWEADLGGADVLRTHEAQAAVPMPDSAAFLAQLYAQQQASGEASADDVPGAARNAALAEQQARPDETPRRTRLTMAAADLEPQANSPGVTTPKQTEVLHSFFQSLLKKPGSPGSAPGTPSARRPRARDES